In one window of Arachis ipaensis cultivar K30076 chromosome B06, Araip1.1, whole genome shotgun sequence DNA:
- the LOC107648473 gene encoding ABC transporter B family member 1 yields MSQDSCLEAANTTLEQWKWTEMQGLELLPDATISHHYNNKPNNTKLLTHQMETTTTTTTEPNKDDDAPSSATSSGNGSSDSNKNNKKNESVPSVGFSELFRFADGLDYVLMSIGSVGAIVHGCSLPLFLRFFADLVNSFGSNANNLDKMTQEVVKYAFYFLVVGAAIWASSWAEISCWMWSGERQSTRMRIKYLEAALSQDIQFFDTDVRTSDVVIAINTDAVMVQDAISEKLGNFIHYMATFVSGFVVGFTAVWQLALVTLAVVPMIAVIGAIHTTTLAKLSGKTQQALSEAGNIVEQTVVQIRVVLAFVGESRALQAYSSALKVAQKLGYKTGFAKGMGLGATYFVVFCCYALLLWYGGYLVRHHATNGGLAIATMFAVMIGGIGLGQSAPSMAAFTKARVAAAKIFRIIDHKPRIDKNSESGLELETVTGLLELKNVNFSYPSRPDVPILNDFSLSVPAGKTIALVGSSGSGKSTVVSLIERFYDPTSGQVFLDGHDIKTLKLRWLRQQIGLVSQEPALFATTIRENILLGRPDADQGEIEEAARVANAHSFIIKLSEGYETQVGERGMQLSGGQKQRIAIARAMLKNPAILLLDEATSALDSESEKLVQEALDRFMIGRTTLVIAHRLSTIRKADLVAVLQQGNVSEIGTHDELFSKGENGVYAKLIKMQEMAHETAMNNARKSSARPSSARNSVSSPIIARNSSYGRSPYSRRLSDFSTSDFSLSLDASHPNYRLEKLAFKEQASSFWRLAKMNSPEWLYALIGSIGSIVCGSLSAFFAYVLSAVLSVYYHPNHKHMITQIDKYCYLLIGLSSAALIFNTLQHSFWDIVGENLTKRVREKMLTAVLKNEMAWFDQEENESARIAARLALDANNVRSAIGDRISVIVQNTALMLVACTAGFVLQWRLALVLIAVFPLVVAATVLQKMFMTGFSGDLEASHGKATQLAGEAIANVRTVAAFNSETKIVGLFASNLEIPLQRCFWKGQISGSGYGIAQFALYASYALGLWYASWLVKHGISDFSKTIRVFMVLMVSANGAAETLTLAPDFIKGGRAMRSVFDLLDRRTEIEPDDPDATPVPDRLRGEVELKHVDFSYPTRPDMAVFRDLSLRARAGKTLALVGPSGCGKSSVLALIQRFYDPCSGRVMIDGKDIRRYNLKSLRRHIAVVPQEPCLFATSIYENIAYGHDAASEAEIVEAATLANAHKFISSLPDGYKTFVGERGVQLSGGQKQRIAVARAFVRKAELMLLDEATSALDAESERSVQEALDRACSGKTTIVVAHRLSTIRNANLIAVIDDGKVAEQGSHSHLLKNHPDGVYARMIQLQRFTHTQVIEMASGSTSSTRPKDVERQG; encoded by the exons ATGTCACAAGATTCTTGTTTGGAGGCAGCAAATACAACACTCGAGCAGTGGAAATGGACCGAAATGCAAGGCCTTGAGCTTCTTCCTGATGCTACCATTTCCCACCATTATAATAATAAACCCAACAACACAAAACTCCTCACACACCAAATGgaaactactactactactactactgaaCCAAACAAAGATGATGATGCTCCTTCCTCTGCTACTTCTTCTGGTAATGGTAGTAGTGACAgcaacaagaacaacaagaagaatgAGAGTGTTCCCTCTGTTGGGTTCAGTGAGCTTTTCAGATTTGCTGATGGGTTGGATTATGTTCTAATGTCCATTGGAAGCGTTGGAGCAATCGTGCACGGTTGTTCCTTGCCACTCTTCCTTCGCTTCTTCGCTGATCTTGTCAACTCTTTTGGTTCCAATGCCAACAACTTGGACAAGATGACTCAGGAAGTCGTCAAG TATGCATTTTACTTTCTGGTAGTTGGTGCTGCTATATGGGCATCTTCATGGGCAG AGATATCTTGTTGGATGTGGAGTGGGGAGAGGCAATCAACAAGGATGAGGATCAAGTACCTTGAAGCTGCTCTCAGCCAAGACATTCAGTTTTTCGACACGGATGTTCGAACCTCCGATGTTGTAATTGCCATCAACACTGATGCCGTCATGGTCCAAGATGCCATCAGCGAGAAG TTGGGAAACTTCATTCACTACATGGCCACATTTGTGTCTGGTTTTGTTGTTGGTTTCACTGCAGTCTGGCAATTGGCACTTGTGACCCTTGCCGTGGTCCCTATGATCGCAGTCATTGGCGCCATTCACACCACCACATTGGCCAAGCTCTCTGGCAAAACCCAGCAAGCTCTTTCTGAAGCTGGCAACATTGTGGAACAG ACAGTTGTGCAAATTCGAGTGGTGCTGGCCTTCGTGGGGGAGTCTCGAGCATTGCAGGCATACTCTTCGGCATTGAAGGTTGCCCAGAAGCTTGGCTACAAAACTGGTTTTGCAAAGGGAATGGGATTGGGTGCCACTTACTTTGTTGTTTTCTGTTGTTATGCACTTCTTCTTTGGTATGGAGGCTATCTGGTTCGCCACCACGCCACCAATGGAGGGCTTGCCATTGCCACCATGTTTGCTGTTATGATTGGTGGAAT AGGTCTAGGCCAGTCTGCGCCGAGCATGGCTGCATTTACAAAGGCCAGAGTTGCTGCTGCAAAGATTTTTCGCATAATCGATCACAAACCACGGATAGATAAGAACAGTGAATCTGGTTTGGAGCTTGAGACAGTAACTGGACTTCTAGAGCTAAAGAATGTGAACTTTTCATACCCGTCAAGGCCAGATGTTCCGATCCTCAACGACTTCTCGTTGAGTGTGCCTGCTGGCAAGACAATAGCCTTGGTAGGTAGCAGTGGCTCTGGAAAGAGCACTGTGGTTTCCCTCATTGAAAGATTTTATGACCCAACTTCAG GACAAGTTTTTCTGGATGgccatgacattaaaacattgaAGCTTAGATGGTTGAGGCAGCAGATAGGGCTAGTGAGCCAAGAGCCTGCGTTGTTCGCAACCACGATTAGAGAAAATATACTATTGGGAAGGCCTGATGCTGACCAGGGTGAGATCGAAGAAGCGGCCAGGGTAGCTAATGCTCATTCCTTCATCATCAAACTTTCTGAAGGTTACGAAACCCAG GTTGGAGAGAGAGGGATGCAACTCTCAGGAGGACAAAAACAGAGAATAGCAATTGCAAGGGCTATGCTTAAAAACCCAGCAATTCTCCTCCTTGATGAGGCAACAAGTGCATTGGATTCTGAATCAGAGAAACTGGTGCAAGAAGCCCTGGACCGGTTCATGATTGGTAGAACAACTCTTGTAATTGCGCATCGCCTCTCGACTATACGCAAAGCCGACCTTGTAGCTGTACTTCAGCAAGGAAATGTGTCTGAAATTGGAACTCATGATGAGCTCTTTTCCAAAGGAGAAAATGGAGTCTATGCAAAGCTCATAAAGATGCAAGAAATGGCTCATGAAACTGCCATGAACAATGCCAGAAAGAGTAGTGCACG GCCTTCAAGTGCAAGAAACTCGGTAAGCTCACCCATAATTGCTCGGAATTCTTCTTACGGCCGCTCACCATACTCTCGAAGGCTGTCTGATTTCTCCACATCAGATTTTAGTCTGTCGCTGGATGCATCACATCCGAATTACAGGCTCGAAAAGCTTGCCTTCAAAGAGCAAGCAAGTTCCTTCTGGCGACTAGCGAAGATGAACTCTCCTGAGTGGCTATACGCTTTGATTGGCTCTATAGGCTCCATTGTTTGTGGATCACTTAGTGCTTTTTTCGCATATGTTCTCAGTGCTGTCCTCAGTGTGTATTACCATCCGAATCACAAGCACATGATCACACAAATTGATAAGTACTGCTACTTGTTGATTGGCCTTTCATCAGCTGCACTTATCTTCAACACATTGCAACATTCCTTCTGGGATATTGTTGGTGAAAATCTAACAAAACGAGTGAGGGAGAAAATGCTGACGGCAGTGCTAAAAAATGAGATGGCTTGGTTTGATCAGGAGGAAAACGAGAGTGCACGGATCGCTGCTAGGCTTGCTCTTGATGCCAACAATGTTAGATCAGCCATTGGAGATCGAATTTCGGTGATAGTTCAGAACACTGCGCTCATGCTAGTTGCGTGTACTGCAGGGTTCGTCCTGCAGTGGCGTCTTGCCCTTGTCCTCATCGCCGTCTTTCCTCTTGTTGTTGCGGCCACTGTGTTGCAG AAAATGTTCATGACTGGTTTCTCTGGTGATCTGGAAGCTTCTCATGGCAAGGCCACACAGTTAGCTGGAGAAGCTATAGCCAATGTAAGAACTGTTGCAGCCTTCAATTCAGAAACCAAAATTGTTGGGCTTTTCGCTTCGAACCTCGAAATTCCACTACAACGGTGCTTTTGGAAAGGACAAATTTCTGGAAGCGGATATGGGATAGCACAGTTTGCTCTTTATGCTTCCTATGCACTTGGTCTCTGGTATGCTTCTTGGCTTGTGAAGCACGGAATCTCTGATTTCTCCAAAACCATCCGAGTGTTCATGGTCCTCATGGTCTCTGCTAATGGAGCTGCCGAAACTTTGACATTGGCTCCTGATTTCATCAAGGGAGGCCGAGCTATGAGGTCAGTCTTTGATCTCCTTGACCGGAGAACCGAAATTGAGCCGGATGATCCAGATGCCACCCCTGTTCCTGATCGTCTTCGAGGCGAAGTTGAACTTAAGCATGTGGACTTCTCTTACCCAACGCGGCCCGATATGGCTGTTTTTCGCGACCTCAGCCTTCGTGCCAGGGCGGGTAAAACTCTGGCCCTTGTGGGACCTAGTGGCTGCGGCAAGAGCTCAGTCCTTGCACTTATACAGAGATTCTATGATCCATGTTCTGGTAGAGTCATGATTGATGGAAAGGACATAAGGAGATACAATCTCAAGTCTCTAAGAAGACACATTGCTGTGGTACCTCAGGAGCCATGCTTGTTTGCGACAAGTATTTATGAAAACATTGCCTATGGACATGACGCGGCCTCTGAAGCCGAGATAGTGGAGGCTGCGACTCTTGCCAATGCTCACAAGTTCATATCTTCTCTTCCAGATGGATACAAAACATTTGTTGGGGAGAGAGGAGTTCAACTTTCTGGGGGACAAAAGCAAAGAATAGCAGTTGCTCGGGCTTTTGTGAGGAAGGCTGAGCTTATGCTTCTTGACGAAGCAACTAGTGCGCTCGACGCTGAATCCGAGAGGTCGGTTCAGGAGGCTCTAGACCGTGCCTGCTCGGGGAAAACAACCATCGTTGTTGCACACAGGCTATCAACCATCAGAAATGCCAACCTGATTGCTGTGATTGATGATGGCAAAGTAGCTGAACAAGGCTCGCATTCGCACTTGTTGAAGAATCATCCTGATGGGGTTTATGCGCGCATGATTCAATTACAAAGATTCACACATACCCAAGTCATTGAGATGGCGTCCGGTTCAACTTCTTCAACGAGGCCAAAAGATGTCGAAAGACAAGGTTAG